Proteins encoded together in one Diabrotica undecimpunctata isolate CICGRU chromosome 3, icDiaUnde3, whole genome shotgun sequence window:
- the LOC140437636 gene encoding maltase A1-like gives MFKCIIYLSAILVVTVVCSENDEDWWKTATFYQIYPKSFKDSDGDGIGDLKGIIEKLDYLQDLGVTGVWLSPIYKSPLVDEGYDISDFRDINPLFGDLETFVKLVNEIHARGLKIVLDYVPNHTSDQHDWFKKSENGEEGYEDYFVWVDGKNGAMTEPPNNWLSVFKYSAWEWSDKRKQFYLHQFFKQQPDLNFFSDQVRKEMKDILNYWLEEYGVDGIRIDSVPYLVEDNTWPNEPRSYDPNASENEYEYLDHIYSRNQNESYNIIYDWRSHIDEISKNTKNTKVCMTEAVVDLKHIIPYYGTSDGSKLGAHFSFNFILLVLNTTSTASDLSNLINLWMDSLPKIYTSNWVLGNHDQHRIATKVGTEKVDGLNMLMAFLPGIQVTYNGEEIGMENGDVNCETQGLDHAENCTDYYRISRDFQRTPFQWDSSEFAGFTDGNKTWLPVSDKKAGCNVADQLNDERSHLNIYKKLQRLRPQWRQSEHEIKTLDDSNNIIQAVRYNKDGSNEVQFVFNFGSEPLKGIDLNREKSYEVVISSGNSPRNSGDEVDGKSLTLNGNEALILKPKA, from the exons GTATTATCGAGAAATTAGACTACCTACAAGACCTTGGAGTAACAGGAGTATGGCTTTCACCCATATACAAATCACCACTGGTGGACGAAGGATATGACATTAGTGATTTTAGAGACATTAATCCGTTATTTGGAGACTTAGAGACTTTCGTTAAACTTGTAAATGAAATACATGCTCGTGGATTGAAAATCGTGCtagattatgtaccaaatcataCCAGCGATCAGCACGACTGGTTTAAAAAATCAGAAAATGGAGAAGAAGGATATGAAGATTATTTTGTTTGGGTCGATGGGAAAAACGGAGCCATGACTGAGCCTCCAAATAATTGG ctCAGTGTCTTTAAATATTCAGCGTGGGAATGGAGTGACAAACGAAAGCAATTTTACCTACATCAGTTCTTCAAGCAACAGCCAGATCTTAACTTTTTTAGTGATCAAGTCCGGAAAGAAATGAAG GATATTCTAAATTACTGGTTGGAAGAATACGGTGTGGATGGAATAAGAATAGATTCTGTTCCTTACTTGGTTGAAGACAACACTTGGCCAAATGAACCAAGATCATATGATCCAAATGCATCTGAAAATGAATATGAATATTTGGATCACATATATTCACGAAATCAAAACGAAAGCTATAACATAATCTACGATTGGAGAAGTCATATTGATGAGATatccaaaaacacaaaaaataccaa aGTATGCATGACAGAAGCTGTGGTTGACCTCAAGCACATAATACCATATTACGGTACATCTGATGGTTCAAAATTGGGTGCTCatttctcatttaattttatcttacttGTGTTGAACACTACTTCCACAGCAAGTGACCTTTCTAACTTGATAAACTTATGGATGGATAGTCTTCCTAAAATATACACATCTAATTGGGTG CTAGGAAATCATGATCAACACAGGATAGCTACAAAAGTCGGCACAGAAAAAGTGGATGGTTTAAATATGTTAATGGCTTTCCTTCCTGGCATTCAAGTCACCTACAACGGAGAAGAAATTGGAATGGAAAACGGAGACGTAAACTGCGAAACACAAGGTCTAGACCACGCTGAAAACTGCACAGATTATTACAGAATCTCCAGAGATTTCCAACGGACCCCATTCCAATGGGACAGTAGTGAGTTTGCAGGATTTACCGATGGAAATAAAACATGGTTACCTGTCAGTGACAAAAAGGCAGGATGCAATGTGGCAGATCAACTTAATGATGAAAGAAGtcatttaaatatatataaaaaacttcaaaggctGCGACCCCAATGGCGTCAAAGTGAACACGAAATAAAAACTTTGGACGATTCAAATAATATAATTCAAGCTGTTCGGTATAACAAAGATGGATCTAATGAAGTCCAATTTGTATTTAACTTTGGATCTGAACCGCTTAAAGGTATTGATCTGAATAGAGAAAAATCTTACGAAGTAGTTATAAGCAGTGGAAACTCACCAAGGAATTCTGg agATGAGGTTGATGGAAAATCCTTAACTTTGAATGGAAATGAGGCATTGATATTAAAACCAAAAGCGtaa